GCTTTAATACAACGTGTATTTTGTCTATTTCGTTCTCTAACAACTCACGCCACTTCTCCCCTATAGCTACTATAGAGAATAAGCCTACGGGCGTGGCTCCACTCATGCGTATCAGCTTCACGAGAGCTGAGGAAGTTCTCCCACTATTGAGTAAGTCATCAACTATTAAGACTCTATCACCTACTTTAAGAGATTCTGACGGCATGAAGAGAGTAATTACTGCTGGGGGGTCTCTCGCTATATAGCTTACTTGGTTGTAATTCTTGACTCCCACTTCAGGCCTTTTCCTGACGATAACTAACTTAGACTCAAGTATGTCTGCTATCATCACCCCTAAAGGTATGCCGTCGACCTCAACAGTGACTACTGCATTCACATTATATCGGTAGAACTCTTTGTAAGCAACGTAAGAAAGTATCTTCAGAATAGGCACTTCATATATTATGGGGGATAAGTTAATTATGTTGTCACCCACCTCTACCAGCTTATTCCTAAGTATCTCTTCAACTATGCGTTGGTTCGTTAATAACTCAAACAACTCTATTGATCTCTCTTTAGTAGGGCGTATGCGCTTATTGATATATCTCCAGAGACCCGGCGCTGAAAGTCCGGTCAGTTCTTCCAGCTCTTTATATTTTAGGATCTTCTTATATG
Above is a genomic segment from Zestosphaera sp. containing:
- a CDS encoding phosphoribosyltransferase family protein, whose protein sequence is MYELLTDIRLMAVELLRAYKKILKYKELEELTGLSAPGLWRYINKRIRPTKERSIELFELLTNQRIVEEILRNKLVEVGDNIINLSPIIYEVPILKILSYVAYKEFYRYNVNAVVTVEVDGIPLGVMIADILESKLVIVRKRPEVGVKNYNQVSYIARDPPAVITLFMPSESLKVGDRVLIVDDLLNSGRTSSALVKLIRMSGATPVGLFSIVAIGEKWRELLENEIDKIHVVLKLGR